The Nocardioides zeae genome includes the window CACCGCGGCCGCCGCCCTCGCCGAGGCCCTCGGGCCGGCGGCCACCGTGCTCGTGCTCGACCGCGAGCGCGAGGCCGGGGGGATCCCGCGGCACAGCGACCACACGGGGTACGGCATCCGCGACCTCCACCGCGTGCTGCGCGGCCCCGCGTACGCCCGGGTGCTCGTCGACCGCGCCCGCGAGGCCGGTGTCATCGTCGAGACCCGCGCGATGGTGACCGGCTGGGCGGGCGACCGCGCGCTCGAGGTCACCGCGCCGACCGGGCGCCGCGTGGTCGAGGCCGGCGCGGTCGTGCTCGCCACCGGCGCCCGCGAGCGGGCCCGCCCGGCGCGGCACATCCCCGGCGACAGGCCCGACGGGGTGCTCACGACCGGGCAGCTGCAGAACCTGGTCCACCTGCACCACCGCCCCGTCGGCGAGCGCGCGGTCGTCATCGGCGGCGAGCTCGTCAGCTGGTCGGCCGTCCTCACGCTCCGCGAGGCCGGCTGCCGCACGGTCGCGATGGTCACCGAGCACGAGCGCTCGGAGTCGTACGCCGCGTTCCGCCTCCTCGGCCGCCTCGCCCTCCGCGTGCCGGTCCTCGCCCGCAGCCGGGTCGTCGCCATCGAGGGGCGCGGACGCGTCACGGGCGTCGTGGTCGAGGACGGGGCGGGCGCGCGCCGTACCGTCCCCTGCGACGTCGTCGTCACCACCGGCGACTGGATCCCGGACCACGAGCTCGCCCGGTCCGGTGGGCTCGAGCTCGACCGGGGCACGCGGGGCCCGCTGGTCGACGCCGGGCTGCGCACCACCGCGCCGGGCGTCTTCGCCGTCGGGAACCTGCTGCACCCCGTCGACACCGCGGACGTGGCGGCGATCGACGGCCGGCAGGTCGTGCCGGCGGTGGTGGAGTGGCTGGGACAGGACGCCGGGCCGGGCTCCCTGTCCGGCGTGCGTCTGCGGGTGGAGTCACCCCTGCGCTGGGTGGCGCCGCAGGTGGTCGATCCTGCCGGTCCGGCCCCGGCCCGAGGTCGGCTGCTGCTCTGGACCGACACCTGGGTGGAGCGCCCCCGCGTCGAGGCCGTGCAGGACGGTCGGGTCGTCGGCACGCGCCGCCTGCCCTGGCCGGCGGCCCCCGGTCGGGTGTTCCGGGTGCCGAGCGCGATCCTCGACGCCGCGCGGCCCGACGGCGGGGACGTCACGCTGCGGCTCGCCTGAGTCGTGGCCCCAGCGCGCTGTTTTCCGTGGCGCTGGGGCCACGACGCGGAGCAGCGACAGGGACCAGGCCCCCGTCAGGCCACCCCAGCGGCCTGACGACGGCGTACCTGCTCCTCGACGTCGTCGACGAACCCCACCGGTCCCGGCGACGTCGCGATGGCGTCGCCGATGGCGCGGCTCGCGCGGGCGTACGACGGGTCGCCGAGGATCCGCTGCACCGCCGCGCGCACCTGGGCGACCGTCGGCGTGCTGGTGCCCAGCCGGATCCCCGCTCCCGACCACGCGACACGGGCCGACGTCTCGACCTTGTCCTCGGAGTCGCCGGCGACCACGACGGGGACGCCGTGCTGGAGGGCGTGGTGCAGGCCGCCGTACCCACCGTTCGTCACGAGCACGTCAGTGAGCGGCAGCAGCTTGTCGTAGGGCAGGAACTCGCCGACGTGCAGGCGCCCGGGTTGCGGCGCGAGGCCGACCAGGGCCTCCGACAGCGCCGCGACGGGACGGCCCCCGGTGGTGACGACGACGTCCACGTCGAGGTCGCCGAGGGCCTCGACCGTCGGTCGCACCAGCTCGCCGAAGTCGGTGTTCGCCACCGTCCCCTGGGTGACGTGGACGACCGGGCGGTGCTTGCCGAGCTCGGCGAACCACGGCGGCGCCTCCAGGCCGCTCTGCTCGACGCGGGTCATGGGGCCGTAGTACCGCAGCGACTCCGGCGCGTCGCTCCGCGGGAACTCGAACGCCGGGACGGTGAACTGCGCGATGAGGTCCGCGCTGCGCAGGATGTCCATGAAGAACCGGCCCCGGAGCGCCGGCGCCCCCATGCCGGCGAGCATCCGGTCGGCCGCCCGGTGCACGGGGCGCAGCACGACCCGCGTCGCGACCGCGGTGAGCACGGCGTTGCGCAGCCGGTTGGGCAGCGTCCGGCGCAGCGGCGTGATCCCGAGACCGTACGGCGGCGTGTCCCGGCTCGAGAGACCGAGCGGGATGATGCCGCACATCGCGACGAAGGGACGCTGCTCCGGCGCCAGGCGGTGGAGGGCCTGCACACCGACGAAGGTGGGCTCGTGCAGCACGACGTCGGTCGGCTCCTCCTCCAGCATCGCGAGCAGGGTCTGCCCGGCGAGCGGCGCCGGGGCGAAGAACGCCTGCTCCACGCCGGAGTTGATGGCGTCGCGACCGCGCTTGCGGTCGCCGGCGCCGAGCTCGTCGAGGGTGTCCGCCGCCGGCGGGAGCGGCACGAAGTCGACGCCGGCTGCCCGCACCATCGGGGCATAGCGCGCGCCCGTCAGCATCCGCACCCGCCACCCCCGCGCCTGGAGCTCGGCGGCGACGACCAGGAGGGGCCGCACGTGCCCCTCGGCCGGCATGCTGCAGATGACGGCAGTGGACACGGGACCTCCAGGTTCATTCGATACCCCAATGGGGTTTTAGATACACAGAGTAGCCTGAGTCAGTGCCCGAAAGGAAGAAGCGCACCTACGACAACTCGCGTCGCAGCGCCCAGGCCAGGCTGACACGCGCCGAGGTCCACCGGGCGGCGTTCCGGTTGTTCGGCGAGCAGGGCTACGCGGCCACCTCCCTCCCCCAGATCGCCGCCGCCGCCGGCGTGTCCGTCGAGACCGTCCGCAAGATGGGTCCCAAGAGCGGGCTGCTCGACGGTGCACGCGAGGTCGCCGTCTTCGACGAGAGCGGCGTCGACGAGGTGCTGGACACGACGTTCCTCCGCTCGGTCGCCGCGCAGGAGGACCTCGCCGGTGCGGTCGAGGTGCTGGTCGACTTCTACGCCACCTCCAACCACCGGGCCGCCGCCTTCTGGCAGGCGTGGCGCGCCGCCGCGGCCGGCGACCCCGTGGTCGCCGCCGCCTGGGAGCGCGAGATGGCCTCGGCGCACGGCGCGTTCCGCACCGGCATCGCGTACGCCGCGGGCCGCGGCTGGCTGCGGGAGGACGTGTCGGCCGAGGAGCTCGCCGCGACGCTCTGGGTGCTGGCTGCCAGCGAGACCTACACGCGCCTGACGGTCGACGCCGGGTTCACCGACGACGACTACCGGTCGTGGCTGCGCCGGATGCTGCTCGAGCAGCTCGCTCCGCGCTGAGCGTGCCCGCCCTGGCGCGGGTCCCGGCACCGGTCCTGGACACGTGACTCCGACACCGGGCCCCGAACTGGGACGTTGGTGCAGCCGGCTCGGCGTCGGGCCTCCCCCAACCGCACAGCTCCGCCCGGGTCGATCGAGCCAGCGACCCCGGCCCCTTGCGATCATCGACGCATGGACGGGAACGGGGAGCGCGAGCAGCGCCTGGAAGGCCTGGCGATGCAGCTGGAGGCCGGCTTCGACGAGGACTGGCTCCGCACGGGACCTCCGCGCCGCATCTACGAGCGCACGGTCGGCCACGCGACGTACCTCGGGGGCGACATCGAGCGGTCAGCGCCACTCTGCGCGCTGGCGGTCGAGGTCCCGGCTGCGGACGGCTCCGACCTGGTCGTCATGGTGCTGCTCCAGGACGACGAGGCTCGGTGGACCCTGTCGGCGTTCGACATCGACCACGTCCCCGACGGGTTCCTCGGTGGCGCGGCTCGCCGGGCGCTCGTCACCGCGCCGTACTCCCGGCCGATCCACCACGTGCTCGCGGGTGGACGCATCCGTATCGACCTGCTGCAGGTCCGCGCAGACATCGCATCCTGCACCCTCGACGGTCGGCCGGTAGCGGTGACCGAACGCGGGACGGTGCTCGTCGTCGGTGCGCACGGCGGTGTCCTGCGCTTCGGGCGCGAGGACGACACGGAGGTCTGGCGGGGCACGCTCGACGAGGCCGACCGCCTCGGCGGCGGGCCGGTCTGGGACGAGCGGGACCGCGCCGACGGAGATCTCGGCGACATCGTCAGCATCGTCTCCGACCACCGCTGACCCGGACCGGGCCGGGCCACCCGCCTCAGTGCTCGCCCAGCCGCCCGGTGAGCCGCTCGTGCCGGTCGGCGCTCGCGCCGACGAGCCCGACGATCTCCACGGC containing:
- a CDS encoding NAD(P)/FAD-dependent oxidoreductase, whose amino-acid sequence is MTVPATAHATAPPTRADVVVVGGGPSGLTAAAALAEALGPAATVLVLDREREAGGIPRHSDHTGYGIRDLHRVLRGPAYARVLVDRAREAGVIVETRAMVTGWAGDRALEVTAPTGRRVVEAGAVVLATGARERARPARHIPGDRPDGVLTTGQLQNLVHLHHRPVGERAVVIGGELVSWSAVLTLREAGCRTVAMVTEHERSESYAAFRLLGRLALRVPVLARSRVVAIEGRGRVTGVVVEDGAGARRTVPCDVVVTTGDWIPDHELARSGGLELDRGTRGPLVDAGLRTTAPGVFAVGNLLHPVDTADVAAIDGRQVVPAVVEWLGQDAGPGSLSGVRLRVESPLRWVAPQVVDPAGPAPARGRLLLWTDTWVERPRVEAVQDGRVVGTRRLPWPAAPGRVFRVPSAILDAARPDGGDVTLRLA
- a CDS encoding glycosyltransferase, translating into MSTAVICSMPAEGHVRPLLVVAAELQARGWRVRMLTGARYAPMVRAAGVDFVPLPPAADTLDELGAGDRKRGRDAINSGVEQAFFAPAPLAGQTLLAMLEEEPTDVVLHEPTFVGVQALHRLAPEQRPFVAMCGIIPLGLSSRDTPPYGLGITPLRRTLPNRLRNAVLTAVATRVVLRPVHRAADRMLAGMGAPALRGRFFMDILRSADLIAQFTVPAFEFPRSDAPESLRYYGPMTRVEQSGLEAPPWFAELGKHRPVVHVTQGTVANTDFGELVRPTVEALGDLDVDVVVTTGGRPVAALSEALVGLAPQPGRLHVGEFLPYDKLLPLTDVLVTNGGYGGLHHALQHGVPVVVAGDSEDKVETSARVAWSGAGIRLGTSTPTVAQVRAAVQRILGDPSYARASRAIGDAIATSPGPVGFVDDVEEQVRRRQAAGVA
- a CDS encoding TetR/AcrR family transcriptional regulator encodes the protein MPERKKRTYDNSRRSAQARLTRAEVHRAAFRLFGEQGYAATSLPQIAAAAGVSVETVRKMGPKSGLLDGAREVAVFDESGVDEVLDTTFLRSVAAQEDLAGAVEVLVDFYATSNHRAAAFWQAWRAAAAGDPVVAAAWEREMASAHGAFRTGIAYAAGRGWLREDVSAEELAATLWVLAASETYTRLTVDAGFTDDDYRSWLRRMLLEQLAPR